CGGTGAGGGAGCGCCCGGCCCCGGCGCCGACGAGCGTGTCGCCCTTGCGCAGGCCGTGGCGGCGGATCAGGGCCGGGGAGACCTGGAGGTCGGTGGCCGCGGAGAGGCCGCTCCCGGCGCGCAGGTGCCCCTTTCCGTTCCCGTCGATGTCGAGGACACCGGTGACGGTCTTGGGCGGGAGTTCCTGCTGTACAGGGGGGTGTTCGAGTGTGGTGGTCATGTGTGGTCCTTTCACGGACGGAAACCGGAAAGAGGGAAGGGAAAGGGGAGGGGAGGATCGAGCCGGGAGGCGGGCGTGATCACGCCTCGGTACGGCGGGGAACATCACCTCGGGTACGCGGAAACGCGCTGCTTGCGAGGTGGTGCGGGGAAGCCGATACGCCGCCGGAAACGACAGGCGGGTCGGCGATTTCAGGAGGAACTGGCACCGGCGCCCGAAGAGCGGCGTACACAAGTGCTGACCGCACTGTAGCACTCGGAGCGCTCGTGCGGAGGGGAATTGTCGCTCAGTGGTGTCTTCAACGCGTCGACGGCGTCGATTGTTCCGGGCTCTGTCGCAGGCGGTCGAGAACCTTGGGCGACAGACGTTCGGCGAGCTGCTCCAGCAGGGCGATGGTGTCCGCGATCTCCTGCGCGTCGTCGGTACCGAGCGCGGTGCCGACCGCCGCGTCGATCGGCGCGGCGGCCACCTGCGCGCGGCGGCCGGAGATCTCGGGGTCGCGTCGGAGCAGCGTGCGCCTGCGGTCGGCGGGGTCGGTCGTGGTCAGCACCGAGCCAGTCTCCCTGAGCCGGGCCACGCACCCGGAGACGGCGCTCTGCGGCAGTCCGGTGCGGGTGGCGACCTCGCCGACCGTGGTGTCGGGATGGGCGTAGATGTCGAGCATCACGATCAGCACGGAGCGCGTGCTGGTGGAGTACCGGCCGACGCCCTCGGTCGGGATGGCCTCCTCCCCGATCTTCATCAGGGTCCGGCCGAGGAGGAACAGTTCCGCTCCGTTCATGGGAGGAGGTTACATCAGGCCAGATGCATCAGGCTTGATGTATCAGATCTGATGGATTAGCTTGGTTGTTGTCGTCAGGCCACCGCCCATAGCTGGAGGGACCAGTCATGCATGACACCTCGATCCGCACGATGTCCGTCCCCGGCGCCACACTCCACTACCAACTCCGCGGCTCCGGCCCCCTGTTGCTGGTCTCCCAGAGCGGCGAGGGTGATGCCGACCGCAGTGACGCGCTGGTCGACCACCTCGTGGACACGTACACGGTGGTGACGTACGACCGCCGCGGCCTGTCCCGCAGCGTCCTCGATGACCCGGGGCGCGGCGCGACACTCGACGAGCACGTCGACGACGTGCACCGACTGCTCGCCGAACTCACCGGCGAACCCGCCGCGATGCTCGGCTGCAGCATGGGAGCTGTCATCGGGCTGCGGCTCGCGCAGCGGCATCCCGGGCAGCTGAGCACGCTCGTGGCGCACGAGCCCGCCATTCCCGGACTGCTGCCCGATGCCGAACGGCGCCACGCCCAGAACGAGTTGGACGAGATGCGGGCCGTCTTCGAGCGGGACGGATGGATCGCTGGAGTGAAGAAGATCGGTCAGATTCTCGGCATCGACCCAGCCCGGCAGGAGAGCGAACCGGGCGCGCGGCTCGCGAAGCTGGACGCCTCGCGCGAGCCGAACTTCACCTTCTTCATCAGGTACGACGCACTGACCATGAGCCGTGCCGAGCTGGGCGCCGACGAACTCGACGTGCTCAAGTCCGGGCCCGTCCGGATCGTGCCCGCGGCGGGGCTCATCACCCCGAAATCCGTCTTCGACTACCGCTGCGCCGAGGAACTGGCCGCGGGACTCGGCGCCGGACTCGTCCACTTCCCCGGCGGCCACAACGGCAACCTCACCCACCCGAAGGGCTTCGCCGAGGTCCTGCGCACCGTGCTGTGAGCGGGCAGAATTGATCGCCGTAGGCCGTCGACCCGACCCCCCGTGACAAGGAGTTACCGGTGGAAATCTCTCCCGCGGCACCGCACCGCATGGACCCCTCCGGCGGCTGCCCGCACGCCGCCAACGCGCGGCTGCTCGCGCGGGGTGCGGTCGCGCCGGTCGTCCTGCCCGGGGAGATGGAGGGGATGGCCGTACTCGGGCACGATGCGCTCAGGGAGTTCCTCGCGCATCCCGATGTCGCCAAGGACGCACGGCACTTCACGGCACTGCGGGAGGGGCGGATCCCCCGTGGCTGGCCGCTGATGACCTTCGCGACGGTGCGGGGCATGACGACCGCCGACGGGGAGGACCACCGGCGACTGCGGTCGCTGGTGAGCCGGGCGTTCACGGCTCGGCGTGTCGAGGAACTACGGCCCCGCATCGAGCAGTTGACCATCTCCCTGCTCGACGACCTCGACCATGCTGCCGCGTCCGGCGGCGGAGTGGCCGACCTGCGGCGGCACTTCGCGCTGCCCCTGCCGATGGGCGTCATCAGTGAACTGCTCGGTGTCGAGGACAGGTACCGGGACCGACTGCATCATCTGTCCAACCAGGTCGTCGCCACCGACATCGGCCCACAGCAGGCCGTCGCCGCCAACCGCGAACTCGTCGCCGTCCTCGGCGAGATCGCCGCGGCCAAGGCCGAGCGGCCCGGTGACGACCTCACCAGCGCGCTCATTGCCGCCCGGGACGAGGAGGGCGACCGGCTCGGCGAACAGGAGCTGATCGGCACCCTGGTGCTGATGATCATCGCCGGACACGAGACCACGCTGAACCTGATCACCAACGCCGTACGGGCGTTGTGCGCTCACCGCGACCAGCTCGAACTCGTCCGCAAGGGCGAGGCGGGCTGGGGCGACGTCGTCGAGGAGACGCTGCGCTGGGACGCACCCGTCAGCTACTTCCCGTTCCGTTACCCGGTGCGGGACCTGACCGTGGACGGGATCGTCATACCCAAGGGCACGCCCGTACTCGCCGGGTACTCCGCCGCCGGGCGCGATCCGGCCGTCCACGGGGCGGACGCCGACCGGTTCGACGTGACCAGGCCCCGACGAACGGACGCCGTACGGCATCTCTCCCTCGGGTACGGCGCCCACTTCTGCCTGGGCGCACCGCTGGCCCGGCTGGAGGCCGGCGTCGCGCTGGAGCGGCTCTTCACCCGCTTCCCCGGCCTGGAACTCGCCGTGCCGGAGAACGAGCTCTCCCGCCACTCCAGCTTCGTGGGCAACAGCGTGCGATCGCTTCCCGTGCGTCCGCGGCCCTGAGATGATCCGGTCCGTACCCCGCGCTCACTCGAACGCGATCCCGTCCGCCCCACGTTGCTCCTAAACTGGCCGTGATGTTCTCCCCGCATGGTCCCTCCCTGCGCGAGCTGGCCGTTCAGGCGCTGTCCTCGGTCGAGCGCGGCTACGACCTGCTCGCACCCAAGTTCGACCACACCCCCTTCCGGACGCCTGACACGGTCCTCGACACCGTCCAGGGGGCCCTTCGGAACATGGGCCCCTTCGATCACGGGCTCGATCTGTGCTGCGGTACGGGCGCGGGGATGGACGTGCTGCGCACGGTGTGCCGCCGGAGCGTGACCGGTCTCGACTTCAGTGCGGGGATGCTCGCCGTCGGCCGGGAAGGGGTACGGTCCGACGGCCCGTCGCGCGTCGCCTGGGTGCGCGGCGACGCCCGTGCCCTGCCCTTCGGCCGCGTCTTCGACCTGGTCGTCAGCTTCGGCGCCTTCGGTCACTTCCTGCCGGGCGAGTTGCCCGGCCTTTTCGCGCAGGTTCACTCCGTGCTGCGGCCGGGCGGGCGGTTCGTGTTCCCGATCGGGGCCCCGCCGCGTCCCTCGTCGCCCTGGTACTGGGCACTGCTCGGCTTCGACACCGCGATGCGCGTCCGCAACGCCCTCTGGCGGCCGCCGTTCGTCATGTACTACCGGGCGTTCCGCTTCGGCGACGTGCGCCGGGAGCTGACGCGCGCCGGCTTCACGGTGGAGCACCAGGCGCTGCCCGACTTCGGGCGCCGGCCCGACGGCAGCCCGCGCTGTCGGCTGATCGTGGCGACGCGGGGGAGCGGCACACCCCGGATCTGACCGGGTCGATCACGTTCGGCCGGTTCCGGGTACCGGCCTGCCCTCATGTCGGTTTGTTTTTCCAACCCAATCGTTTAGAGTGAGTCTGCTTTTCAAACTTTTTCTCCTGTGAGGAAGAACCCGATGAGCGCTTCATCTCCGGTCCCTCTGGCGCCGAGGGAAAGCGCGGTCGATCCCCTGTGGTGGTCCTGGGCGGGAGCGCACGGAGGGCACGTCGCGGCCGTGGCTTTGGACGCCGTACGCGAACGGTTCCCCGGCGGAGCCCACCCGGTCCGCACCCTGACCACCCACCTCCTGGCCCCCGTCGAAGCCCGCCCTCTCCATGTCTCCGGGACCGCGCCCGCGACCGGCCGCCGCACCGCGACCTGCCTGTTCACCGGCCATCAGGGCGGGGGGCCGGTCGTCGTCGGCTCGGCCGTCTTCGGCTCCGGGCGCCCCGGACCCTCGTACGACGGCAGGCAGGCGCCCGGCGTACCGGCGCCGGACGACTGCGCGTCGCTCGATCTGCCCTTCGGCCTCGCGCCGTTCGCCGAGCAGGTGGAGATACGGCCGGCCAGTGACGACCGGCCGCTCGGCGGAGGCGAGCGCGCGGAACTCCTCGCCTGGGTACGGTTCGCCGACGGTCGAGCGCTCGACGCCGGCGCGGTCGTCACGCTCACCGATGTGCTGCCGCCCGGCCTCTACGCGTGCTGGCGCACCGCGCGGCCCGTGCCGACCGCCGAGCTGACGGTCCACTTCACCGACGCACTGGACGACGGCGTCCCGGAGGGCTGGGCCCTCGTGTGGATGCGGACGGCACAGGCCGGCGGCGGCTGGGCGGTCGACGACAGCGAGGTGTGGTCGGCCGACGGCCGTCTGCTCGCCCTCGCTCGCCAGGCCCGCGTCGTGCAGGACCGTTCACCCGGCCGCCGGTAGCGTGAACTCGTAGATCAGCGCGTCCCGTTGGGCCTCCACCACGAGATCGGTGATCTCCAGAGGCCGGTCCCACTGGTCGTGCACGCGCCGGGTCACTCGCACGGACGGCGGCAGCGGAGTGATCGTGTCGCGGTGGTGCAGGGTCAGCCCCGCCGTGCGCATCCAGTCGTAGGCGCGGCTCAGTTCGGCCGAGGCGCGGCCGTCCGCCCGGTCCCGGTAGCGGGCAAGTTCCGGTACCTCCGTGACGGCGACTGCGGAGAACGACGTGACAGCCCTCCGTACGCCACTTCCGTCGGCGGCCGCCGACGCGTACCGGTGGACGAGGGTCGGCCGCCGTGGTGCGAGGCCGAGCGTCCGCGCGTGCTCGGGGGAGGGGACCTCCCAGGTGACCGCCGCCCGGCCGGGCTCGGCGTCCTGCGCCCCCACCGGAAAGACGAGCGAGGGGACGTGCTCGGCGGTGGGGCCGGGCAGCATGGCGTGGCTGCCGCGCCGGTCGGTGGCGACCAGCCCCCCGCGGCGCAGGATCTGCAGGGCCTGGCGCACGGTCTCCCGGCTGACGCGGAAGTGTGCGGCCAACTGCCGTTCCGCGGGCAGTCGTTCCCCGGGTGGGATGGTGCCGTCGCGTAACTCGCGTAGCAGCTCGGTGGCGATGTGCCAGTACAGCGGCTCCTCGCGCGGACGGGGGTGTGAGTGATCGGGTCGGGGGATGATGCGGGCCATGTCCGCGCGCCTCCTGGTGACAAGACGTAGCCGTGCGGGATCGATGCGCGACCAGATCTAGCATTGGTCTAAACCACCAGGGAAGAGTGGCCAGGGAGTTCGGCCGATTCCCATCCGTGCCCCCGTGCCGCCAGGTGTCCCTACAGGGCGCTGTACAGGGCGTCGATCAGCGCCATCTTCCTCGGGTCATCGGCGATGTGCGGGCCCATGCGGTTCATGACGTAGCCCAGTGACACGCCCGCCTCGGGGTCCGCGAGACCGCAGGAGCCGCCGAAGCCGTCGTGTCCGAAAGCCCTCGGGTTCGGCCCGTACGAACCCTCGGATCCGCTGAGCCAGAGCCCGAGTCCGATCTCCGTGTCCCTCCCCAGACCGGCGCCCAGCACCAGGTCACGGCAGCTGCCCTGCCCCTCGCGCACCCGCTCGGCCGCTTCCGGGGACAGCACCTGCCGCCCGTCCCACGACCCCCGGCGGGCGAGGATCCCATACAGCGCGGCGACCGCGCGGGCCGTGCCGTGGCCGTTGAGCGCCGGGAGTTCGGCCGCCCGCCACTCGGGACTGTTGGCCTCGGCGGCGCCCACGAGGGGGTTGGCCAGTGCCGCCAGCGCCGCCGGTGCCAACTGGGCGAAGACCGCCGCCTGTTCGGTGCTGTCCGCGATCGGCGGCTGCACCAGCTCCGCCGCCCGTCCCGCCTCCTTCTCGGGGAGCCCGATGGTGAAGTCGATGCCGAGCGGCCCGGTCACCTCCCGCTCCAGGAACGCGCCCGGCAGTAGCCCCGACACCCGTCGGACCACCTCGCCCACCAGGAACCCGTAGGTCAGCGCGTGGTAGCCGCTCCGCGTCCCCGGCTGCCACCAGGGCTCCGTCGCCGCGAGCCGCGCGACGGTCAGCTCCCAGTCGTAGAGCTGGTCCGCCGAGTGCGGCTCCCGCAGCCCGGCCAGGCCGGCGCGGTGGGAGAGCAGATGCCGTACGAGCACCGACTCCTTGCCCGCGGCCGCGAACTCGGGCCAGTACGTGGCCACCGGCGCGTCGAGGTCGAGCAGGCCGCGATCGGCCAGGATGTGCAGACACAGGGCGGCCGGGCCCTTGGTCGTGGACCAGACGTTGACCACCGTGTCGCGCTCCCAGGGGCGCGTGCGTGCCGCATCCGCCCAGCCGCCCCACAGATCCACCACGGTCTCGCCGTCCACCGTGACCGTGACCGCCGCGCCCAGCTCCTCCCGCCCGCGGAAGTTCTCCTCGAACGCCGTGCGCACCGACGTGAAACGCGGGTCGCACCGGCCGTCCACCTGGGGTGCGTACTGGGACATGGGCCCTCCGTGGTCCGTCGCGACGGGGCCCGGCCGGGCAGCCGGACGTGATGAACGTACCGACTGGTCGGACTTGGAGGGAACCCGTTGGACGCACCCCGCCGAGACGGCCACCGCGCGCCTGCCGTCAGGTGAAGAACGTCCGAGCGGCCCGGAACTGAGCCGCTAGGTCGCCCCTTTCAGAAGCGGGCCGGCAGCCAGCGCAGCTTGACCGCCTCCTGGTAAGGGCCGCCGCCCTCGTGGTCGTTGAACTCGTAGACCTCGATCGTCTTGTCCTCGTGCGCCCACGCGTTGAACGCGGCGAAGACCGTCGACGGCGGGCACGTCTGGTCCTCCAGTGCCGCCGAGAACAGCGCTGGCGCCCGACCGCGCGCCGCGAAGTGCACACCGTCGAAGTACGACAGCGTCCGCATTACCCGCTCGGTGCGGCCACGGTGCGTCTTGAGGTAGTTGCCGATCTCCCGGTACGGGTCGCGGTCCGTCAGCCTCGTCGCGCGCGGGAAGTCGCACAGGAACGGCACGTCCGGCGCCACCGCCACCAGGTCCGGTACGAGTCCGCCGACCGCGAGCGTGATGCCGCCGCCCTGGCTGGAGCCCACGGCCGCGGTGCGGGAGGCGTCGGTCAGCGGGTGCGAACGGGCCGCCTCGACGGCCCGCACGCCGTCCGTGAAGACCCGCCGGTAGTAGTAGTTTTCGGGCTCGTCGACGCCGCGCGTCATGAATCCGGGAAACGCCGGGGCGCTGCCCACCGGGTCCGGCGTCTCGCCGCCGCCTCCCCACGCGCTGCCCTGGCCTCGCGTGTCCATCACGAAGTGCGCGAACCCCGCCGACGCCCACAGCAGGTGTGTGTGCGCAAGGGCGCGCCCGCCGCCATAGCCGATGAACTCCACGACCGTCGGCAGCGGCCCGTCCGTGGACGTCGGCACGGTCAGCCAGCCCTTCACCGGATGGCCGCCGAACCCGGCGAACGTCACGTCGTACACCTGGACCGTCTTCAGACCCGTCTCGACGGGCTCGAAGCGGGCGTCGAGGTCGTGCTCGCGGGTCTCCTGGAGTGTCTTCGTCCAGAACGCGTCGAAGTCCGCGGGCTCCGCGGAAGCGCTGCGGTACTCGCGGAGCTCGTCGAGCGACAGGTCGAACAGGGCCATGAAGGACCACCTTTGACGTCAGGCGTGCGGATGATCACACCGTAAGGTGGCCTGTCGGGACCCCACCAGACCTCGAAGCCTTGCGGCCCGGGGAAAGCCCGAGGGGCGTGGGTCCTCACCCTGTCATGCCGTGCGCCGCCCCCAATTCGGCCCCTGACGGGCCCATTCGGCCTCCCACTCCTCCATGCGGTGCCGCTCGGCGACCCGGCCGATCACGGCGCGCGCCAGCAGGACGGTCCCCACCAGACCGCCCGCGGCCCACACACCGGCCGTCAGGGTCTGCTGCCACACCGCGGCGTTGCTCGGCGGCGGTGCGACGCCGTGGCCCTTGGCGTCCAGCCACACCTCCGCCCGGTCGCCGTGCCGCGAGCCCGCCGGGACCTGGGCGACCGTCGTGCGCGTGCCCTTGCCCGGCTCGGTCCAGTGCACCTTCACCCCGTACAGGGGCTGTTTGCCGCCCTGCGCGGAGGGCACCGCGGCCGGGGCGTCCTCGGCGAGTACCGCGGGCACCTGATGGCGGTGGGCACGCAGGGACACCTGGGTCGCGTGCGCGTTGTCGTACGCCCACCAGCCCGCGGCCGTGCCGACGAGCGGGGCCCCGACACACAGCAGAACAGCGACGATCAGCGACGTCCACGCCTCGATGACATCCGATCGGCGGCGCAGCGGATTGCGTCGCCAGCGCCAGCCGCGCACCCGGGTTCGCATCTCGACCTCCTTGCCGCCACGTCCCGCTCGCGGAGGGGCCGACAGCCCCTCGACCGGGCCGGTCCGCCTTTCCCGGCGTACCGGTCCCGCACGCGAGCGTCCACCACGGACCCGGCGTCGATTCCACGCCCGTACCACCGATCCGAGCCCCGTGGGGAACCGGCGCACCACTCGCCGCCA
The Streptomyces sp. CGMCC 4.7035 DNA segment above includes these coding regions:
- a CDS encoding helix-turn-helix domain-containing protein yields the protein MNGAELFLLGRTLMKIGEEAIPTEGVGRYSTSTRSVLIVMLDIYAHPDTTVGEVATRTGLPQSAVSGCVARLRETGSVLTTTDPADRRRTLLRRDPEISGRRAQVAAAPIDAAVGTALGTDDAQEIADTIALLEQLAERLSPKVLDRLRQSPEQSTPSTR
- a CDS encoding alpha/beta fold hydrolase, whose amino-acid sequence is MHDTSIRTMSVPGATLHYQLRGSGPLLLVSQSGEGDADRSDALVDHLVDTYTVVTYDRRGLSRSVLDDPGRGATLDEHVDDVHRLLAELTGEPAAMLGCSMGAVIGLRLAQRHPGQLSTLVAHEPAIPGLLPDAERRHAQNELDEMRAVFERDGWIAGVKKIGQILGIDPARQESEPGARLAKLDASREPNFTFFIRYDALTMSRAELGADELDVLKSGPVRIVPAAGLITPKSVFDYRCAEELAAGLGAGLVHFPGGHNGNLTHPKGFAEVLRTVL
- a CDS encoding cytochrome P450 family protein; translation: MDPSGGCPHAANARLLARGAVAPVVLPGEMEGMAVLGHDALREFLAHPDVAKDARHFTALREGRIPRGWPLMTFATVRGMTTADGEDHRRLRSLVSRAFTARRVEELRPRIEQLTISLLDDLDHAAASGGGVADLRRHFALPLPMGVISELLGVEDRYRDRLHHLSNQVVATDIGPQQAVAANRELVAVLGEIAAAKAERPGDDLTSALIAARDEEGDRLGEQELIGTLVLMIIAGHETTLNLITNAVRALCAHRDQLELVRKGEAGWGDVVEETLRWDAPVSYFPFRYPVRDLTVDGIVIPKGTPVLAGYSAAGRDPAVHGADADRFDVTRPRRTDAVRHLSLGYGAHFCLGAPLARLEAGVALERLFTRFPGLELAVPENELSRHSSFVGNSVRSLPVRPRP
- a CDS encoding class I SAM-dependent methyltransferase; protein product: MFSPHGPSLRELAVQALSSVERGYDLLAPKFDHTPFRTPDTVLDTVQGALRNMGPFDHGLDLCCGTGAGMDVLRTVCRRSVTGLDFSAGMLAVGREGVRSDGPSRVAWVRGDARALPFGRVFDLVVSFGAFGHFLPGELPGLFAQVHSVLRPGGRFVFPIGAPPRPSSPWYWALLGFDTAMRVRNALWRPPFVMYYRAFRFGDVRRELTRAGFTVEHQALPDFGRRPDGSPRCRLIVATRGSGTPRI
- a CDS encoding thioesterase family protein — encoded protein: MSASSPVPLAPRESAVDPLWWSWAGAHGGHVAAVALDAVRERFPGGAHPVRTLTTHLLAPVEARPLHVSGTAPATGRRTATCLFTGHQGGGPVVVGSAVFGSGRPGPSYDGRQAPGVPAPDDCASLDLPFGLAPFAEQVEIRPASDDRPLGGGERAELLAWVRFADGRALDAGAVVTLTDVLPPGLYACWRTARPVPTAELTVHFTDALDDGVPEGWALVWMRTAQAGGGWAVDDSEVWSADGRLLALARQARVVQDRSPGRR
- a CDS encoding GntR family transcriptional regulator, with product MARIIPRPDHSHPRPREEPLYWHIATELLRELRDGTIPPGERLPAERQLAAHFRVSRETVRQALQILRRGGLVATDRRGSHAMLPGPTAEHVPSLVFPVGAQDAEPGRAAVTWEVPSPEHARTLGLAPRRPTLVHRYASAAADGSGVRRAVTSFSAVAVTEVPELARYRDRADGRASAELSRAYDWMRTAGLTLHHRDTITPLPPSVRVTRRVHDQWDRPLEITDLVVEAQRDALIYEFTLPAAG
- a CDS encoding serine hydrolase domain-containing protein; the protein is MSQYAPQVDGRCDPRFTSVRTAFEENFRGREELGAAVTVTVDGETVVDLWGGWADAARTRPWERDTVVNVWSTTKGPAALCLHILADRGLLDLDAPVATYWPEFAAAGKESVLVRHLLSHRAGLAGLREPHSADQLYDWELTVARLAATEPWWQPGTRSGYHALTYGFLVGEVVRRVSGLLPGAFLEREVTGPLGIDFTIGLPEKEAGRAAELVQPPIADSTEQAAVFAQLAPAALAALANPLVGAAEANSPEWRAAELPALNGHGTARAVAALYGILARRGSWDGRQVLSPEAAERVREGQGSCRDLVLGAGLGRDTEIGLGLWLSGSEGSYGPNPRAFGHDGFGGSCGLADPEAGVSLGYVMNRMGPHIADDPRKMALIDALYSAL
- a CDS encoding acetylxylan esterase, whose product is MALFDLSLDELREYRSASAEPADFDAFWTKTLQETREHDLDARFEPVETGLKTVQVYDVTFAGFGGHPVKGWLTVPTSTDGPLPTVVEFIGYGGGRALAHTHLLWASAGFAHFVMDTRGQGSAWGGGGETPDPVGSAPAFPGFMTRGVDEPENYYYRRVFTDGVRAVEAARSHPLTDASRTAAVGSSQGGGITLAVGGLVPDLVAVAPDVPFLCDFPRATRLTDRDPYREIGNYLKTHRGRTERVMRTLSYFDGVHFAARGRAPALFSAALEDQTCPPSTVFAAFNAWAHEDKTIEVYEFNDHEGGGPYQEAVKLRWLPARF
- a CDS encoding Rv1733c family protein codes for the protein MRTRVRGWRWRRNPLRRRSDVIEAWTSLIVAVLLCVGAPLVGTAAGWWAYDNAHATQVSLRAHRHQVPAVLAEDAPAAVPSAQGGKQPLYGVKVHWTEPGKGTRTTVAQVPAGSRHGDRAEVWLDAKGHGVAPPPSNAAVWQQTLTAGVWAAGGLVGTVLLARAVIGRVAERHRMEEWEAEWARQGPNWGRRTA